The sequence TGGCTCACTTCAACCCTGCCAGGTCCACCAGCCACCAGTGTAAGCCTCATAAACCTGCTCTGTGGCTTTACTGTACTACTAAAGTGTtctgatgctgtctgcagcTTTGGTAgtgtcttttatttgtttttgtcttctcttGGCATGACTCCCTGCACTCAGCAAATCTGCCTTCTGAATTTCCTCTAGTCTGGATGTTATCTAGTTGCCGTTTTGCATGCCTACTTCCCtgaaagtgtattttttttaatgactctcACTTCACACTTAAGGCAGCTTCTTTAAAACCTTGATGTTCTTCATCTGCAGGGTCTTGTTCTGGGAGAAGGGcgcttttaattcattttttggCAGGTGTTACTTATttgattaattcattaattttgtTCTATCTAGCCTGTGCCCTGTCTGAACTGAGCTCCCTCCATGAGGGAGAAAGTGGCTTCCGCCAAACATATCGCAACATCCAGAAGAACGCTCTGCCAGCCATCCCCGATCACGACACTCAGCCTGAACCTCAGCGCTACCGTGAAAACCGCAGTCCGGAGCCACAGAGTTACCGCGATAATCCCCCATCTCCCCACCATTATCATGATGACCCTGACCCAGAGCCTCGCCACGTACGGGACGAGCCTCTTCCTCCGCGCCGATACAGCGATGACCCTCCATCTTCGTCTCAGTCGCGCAGGCCCGGACGGAATCAGCGGcaacaaaaccacaacaatgaGGAAAACCACAACAGGTGGAGGACTGTCTGAATACACAGAATGCCTTATGCAGAGATACAGGCGTACACTTAACTCATGTCGTATTTTACAGGTGGAACCCTCGCTCTGAACATCTTCAAAGAAAAACATACCGAACTGCAGGGCGAACCGGCTCACTGGACGAGCTGGAGGAGTTTGCTGCTTGTTACAAGCAGAGAGGAGGcagaggggcagagaggagggacGAAGAACAGCGAGAGTATGAGATGGAGCACCTGGAGTACAGCCGATACCCTTCTCACCGAGTTGCCCCACCTCAGCATTATCACAGTAATGAAAATGAGGTTGAGGACATCAGCGACCGCGAAGAGCAACCCAGGCGGATCAAGAAAAACAGACATGACATCAGCCCACTACCTTCACCCAAAAAGAGGAGGGACACGTCAGATAGGGAGCGCACTGTCCCACCTCCTCCCACAGCAGGTCCACCTTCAACTTCTTCTCAAGAGAAGGACTATGATGCTACCTTCCTCAACAGCCTGCTGGAGCGTAAAGCTAAGTTACGAGGGGTTACCCAGGGGAGGACTGGGGCCCGGGGTGATGAAGATTCAGACACACCCTCGAAGAGCAGCCTGAAAAAGAGCAGCGGGGAATCCAGTCGGCACTGCAGTCGCTCACCTAGTAACAGGCCCGACGCAGATTTGCTGCCTCCTCACACGGAGACAGAGCGAGTAAGAACTGACAGGTCGTCACCAGGAAACACTCACTCCCCTCAGCCGTCCGTTCATTCCTTAGCGAGTCACAGAGAAGATCCCAGAAACAAGTCCAGGAAAGTGGTGAGTAACATCGTGAATTACTGGGATTGTATGCAAATTTAAGGATTTAAAGTATAGAGTATATATTCAATATATTTTCTTGGTACTGGTGTGTAATTAATGAATACAGACTAGAAAAATGATAACACTAGGCTAGCTTCAAATCACTAAACACCCAGTGCTGTATTTCCCCATTGTTTGAGGGTGTTTCCAATAACGTGCACTTGGCTAGGAGCCCATAAAACTGTTGAGGAACTCATGAGCTTAGAGATCCTGTACAATAGTTTGAGGACAAAGTGTCACGTTAACAAGGGCAGTCGAACACAGCAGCCACTTCattctataaataaagaaataattgatCATTCTGGTTTTACGGATTAGGTTAAAGTTCTTTTCAGTTTCTAGAAAAAGTGGGCAGAGCTAAGCAGAGCTTCATTCTATAGCTATAGCTTTAGCTGCTTATCTTTGGTTAGCATCTTTAACATTTTCAGCTTGGTAAAAGTGAGGGTGTCTCATTCGGTTTGTTGTTACAAACGTTTTCGTGGTGGTTGTCCCCACGGTTTACTTTGGGAAACTTTGTGTCTTCGCTCACAATGAAGAACTCGCTAATAGCCACAACCCCATGCTAGCAAAGTTTGGCTGCTCATAGCATATGGCTGGGAGTATGCTACCAACTATTTGTTCACCCTGCTGTGCGCCTGTTGCATTTGCAGAAAGTCTTGAAATGAGACACACTGTCTGACTCCGGTCCCTGGCTGGTCGATTTCTGCACCTCAAATAAAGCCAACAGTATCTAAAATATGCAGAAATTGCTAATGTGGACTTGCAACTTTTTAGGCCTCAAAGTTTCCGTGCGACCTGAACTTGAAGAAAGCTCTAGTTGAATTATACACAAAAGCTAATGTATTTTATAATTGAAAATACCTCATATTAAAATGTCTTCTTCAGGGAACTGGCTGGGAAAGAGTTGAAAAAAGGTTTGTAGGCCCTGTAGtaagtgttgttgttgtaccTTTGGCAGGTCAGGTTCAGATGCTACCAGAATGAAAACTAGGTAGAAGATTCTGTTCTATCTCCAACTCCACTATAACAATAATAACTGGTTGTCTCCTTACTCACAAACCTGGGTCAAAATGTTATATTGTGTCAAAGACGTCTTCTACAAAACACATCGATTAAGAAGAGTCAGTGTTTTGACCTCAAGTAAGGTCTTGAAACGAATCTTCAAGTGATCTCACAAAAGAGTTGAAGGCACTTTGTCCCAGGTTCCACTTCACCATAATAACCACGTTTGGCTAATGTCCACTCTCTCTTTACTGCCTCACACTGTTCAATAAGATATGCTATGTTGTTGCTTTGAtcatttacactttttttttgtcctcatcAGAGCACTCTCCTCAGCCGAGACTCCCTTATCGTCTGATGGACTTCAGTCTTCAGTACAGACTGAAAGCGTTGTGCAGCCTTGATGCTCTACAGGAACTGCTTGTCAGCTGATAAAAGATGACAAACTTGGATTCATAAAGATAACGTCAAGGACAGCAGACTGTGGGAGAGCTGAATCAGTACTGATGAGTGAAGACAAGGACAGCAGAGGCACCCGAGATTGTTACTCAGCTGCTTGTGATGTCATGGTGAAGTCACTGGCTGTGTGTTATGTGGACTAAGACTGAGCTAATGCGTGCAGGGAGTATGACCTGGACCGTTCCTGCGAGCAGTGTGCTGTTGGTCTCCCCTTGTTCCTGTCAGAAAAGGCTCTGAAGCAGAGAGATTTACGTTACACTTTCAGCACAATGCATGCATTCATTTCCATCTGATGAGTTACGTGAATGAAAAAGAACTGCTGTAGCATGACAACGGTATGACAGCATGGTTGTTGTAAAGGACCGCTGTGTCATTCTGTAGTATATTCAGGGACTAAGGCACCTTAGTCAGAAAGCTTCTGCAGCAGTAATCAGTATTACCAAATGTTTacgcttatttattttatgggaCAGTGGACATTAATGAAACGACAGTGTTTATGTGTCAGAGCTCAACAGCTATTGTGGATCCATCATCTGAATACaactaaaatgaccaaaggaGGTAAAGCTTTTTCTACTTAAAATAAGGATGAAAATAGGAGAAATAAGACAGTGCTGACAATGTGCAGCAGCAatctgaaacaacacaaacaattaAAGACTGTCAACAAGTTGCCCCGTAGTAGATCGAATGCAGAAGTGATGCTGACTAACAAATTCTTTAAACGCTTTAGCTTCCCTCTCATCAGAGCTGAGATAAACACACTGTTCAGCACCAAATCACTTAGAGGCACAGTTAGTGATTAGATGGTGGACATAGTGGAGGTTCTCAGAAGTTAGAGAGGAACAAAGCAGAGCTACACGAGAAGAATATCTGACATAAATTCCAAATGAATGGTAACTTGTGGTAACTTCGACTGATATAGTCACTTATACAAATGAGGTTTGTAATATAAGGTTTAATTCCACGTAGCAACATGTATCAGCTAGAAACGTCTGAATTGATTTAGTTTCGTATGTCTATTATTAAAAGTTTATAGCAACAGGATACCTCAGAATGGGCCTCTTGTAGATGGTTACAAATGTGAGCATTAAGCTGTCTGCATATAATCTGTAAATGACCTGATATGACAGAAATCTatgcattttaaacattttaaaatacctGTTAAGTCTGGATAAAAAAACTGTATTAAAAAGACAATGATTTTTCATCACTGTGTGAACGAAACACCCTGAAAAGAAGTAGAAGCACCAGAAGAGGCCTAATAATCTGTTCCCAAACAGCAAAAGTATATTTTGACGGTGAGAAATAAGAAATGGTTTTGAAAATCAGTCATAACTGATAAAGCTGCACTGACGCAACACTAAAGTGATGAAGGTGTGGACTAACCTATACTGACCTCTGACCCAAATATGACCCACATTTGCTGTAGCATTAGCAGCGGTGATGCAGTTAACCCCAGTGCAGTTTTGTAACATTATCACTAATGACAGGTATATATTTACATGATACATGCTAAAACATGATTCCcatcaaaatattttaatatacaaCAGtacatgacaaactgaaactgTATGAAATTAGTGAAAAATTAGGGAATCGTTAATGACCCCCTCCCCTCGCAAAGaaaaacgacaacaacaacttttttttccactatatGAATCCCATTGGAAATTCCCCCCATATTAGTTTTAGAGATTTAATCATAGGTCAAGATTATTATGCGACAGTAACATTACTTTGTGGAGCTTTCCCTCCTCtaataaaaacatgttacaATTTATAACTAAAAGTTACATTTTGTATTGTCTGTAAACATTTAAAGGTATTGAACTGCAATTTGCCTTTGAACGATTTTTGTACTACACTTTTGTACGGAACTCTTTGTGCAcgtggtgtgtttgtgtttaaaatttGTAAATGATCTTGTGTGTGTAAGCACTCAAGTGCGTACATAAGATGAAGTCTGTATTTCACCATAATTCAGCCATTGCTTATCAATGTTGAGTGAGCACTTAAACCAACTCAGTGTTATCAGCAGCCACACACTAAGCGTGCTTTATGGAACGGTCATATCAAATATTTTGTTCTAATATTACACTGTCCAGTAATTCATGGCTCCCATGTTGGTGACATctgtgtaattatttttttaatggttggTGGAAAAATTCTCCCTTTGTTTTCTCTTGTGTTTGGTACAGACAACTCTGTGTGCGGGAGTTAGCAGGAGCGAGAGAGATGactctttatttttctgttaagGAGACAATGTGTGATTGCGTATGACTCATATCTTTGTTCATTGTTTTAATCACAGACTTGTAGTCTTGACTACACAGCTGGCTCGACGCTCACATATCGGGTCTTCCAGCTAAGCCGCAGATATTGTCCCTGTTTGTCGCCGACATACCACATTTGTTATAATTGCAGACAATAGGTTGCTAAAGTGCCTAGTTGCAGGGTGGCAAACATTAAGGCCAGCAGTGTTTGACTACGCAGCAAAATAAAGTCCGCAGAAATAAAACTCCAGGGTTTATTGAAAGTTcagattatttgttttaaactgcAGAGACATCAGTGGAATGAGGGTGTTTCTCTATCATGCTGCTTAGTATTTCTGTTGCGTCGGTATGCAGACCTTACTGCCTTTACTGTGTAATTGTAGTTTCTACTTACTTTTGTGGATAAATATTTTAAACCTTAACCAGAACGTTGAGATTATAAAATGTTGTCCATCTAAAAACATGTCTGTGTAAACAAACCAATAATAGCCATTTATTTGTTTCCATACTAATCAACACATCATCAAATCTATAATCCTGCATAAGAAATACTTTAATTggaagctttttctttctttttttgggtttatttttgtttgcgtGCCAAGCCGACGTCAGTGTGTTGCGATTTCTGTTATCTGGCCACACCTCCAAAGGGAAGGTTTAGCAGGTGAGGAGCAGCCAGTCAAAACAAAGGTGGCTTTTAAGGAGGGGCAGCCTTGGAGATCCAAGACAGGTAGAATTATGCTTAGTTTGCACTATTACACTTGTGTCCGTTTTCATTAGTATTTGCCTACAGAGAGGGGCTTTCAACCACTGCAGATATGTTCCCGTTGAGTCCTCCAAAATCCCAGCTGCACATCGCTCAATCTAGATGAAGCACAAAAAGACCATCAAAGACCAAAAAAATAGAACATGAAGGGTACAAGCAGCGGCTGCTGTAGACACTTTTCACTTGTTGTATAACTTCATTCTTCACCATGGGTGGCTGATggaccaacaacagcacaagcaagATTAGCCCACTGACTGGTTGTACCACATATTTTTGATGCAGTTTGACTTTCTGCCCACAGACTGCCACCACTGAACCATAATGTTCCCATAACACTGTGATTGCTGCATAAAGGTtcagtacaaataaataaataagaactgAACAGTAGAACTACTCTGGGCCAAAGAATGAAATGTTCCCCTTCATGTCTAATTCTTTCTGATAaagacttaaaaagaaaaagacttacTTAAAAGTGGCCGTGTAGCACGTTTACATTACTGTTGCACTTTTACCCAAGTGAAAGATTTGGATACAATTTGTAATTACTTAAGATATTAATAGGAAGGAAATAATTCACTTTTTGAGCTATTATTCTGTGAGTTTATGTGAGCTCCTTCACTGCATGCTTGTGATGGGAGGGTTCAGTGACCACTCACAGCCTGTGAAATGTCAGGAATGCTGTTGAGCAACTCTCATCTGTAATGAAGCATGGCTGCAAAGGAATATGACATCAACATACGCCATAGATGGATCTTAAAGGTTTGGTGTGGATGGAAGTAATTAGCTACCAACTGTTTCTGGTCAAAAATCTTATGGCAATCAGTGGACTGTTTGGTTACTGTCAGTTAATTCTGATTAAACTGCAGATGTAGGTTAAACAAGTGGTAAACACCTAGAAATCTACCTGTTTAATCAATAGCATTTCTGTTATTTAGTCAACAATTTAATTACAAATGTTTAAGTATTCAATGTAAATGATTGCAGGTTTCCATTTGTATGATATAAAATGAAATGCACAAAAATGGTGCAGTTTTCTACGGGTCTCGGCTGCAGCACCAACTTTAGCCGCTGCCGCGGAGACCTGCGCCTTTACAGGTTCCCAGAACTGTTACCATAGAAACGCTACAGAGTCGTGAGTCTTCTGCAGGAAGGAGAGTAAAACTTGGAGACCGTACGGTTTACTCTGGCTGAAATTTGAAAAGACAACACATAAAGTCATGTTCTCGCAGCTAACGCCTGAGGAGTCGGCTTCACGGTGAGTTTGTGTGCTGCTTCTTCCCGTCCGAGCGAGTGAAGCCCAGCCAACATCAATCTGAGCGGTCAGTGCTGCTAACTTTCTGCCGCTGCTTGTGTGTGAACAGGATGTGGACAGCAGCGGGACGCGACAGTAGCTATGTCCTCGTAGAGCTACAAGTATTACAGCGAGAGCAGGAAGAGCTCAAAGCTAAGTACGAGGAAAGCAAACAGGTGCGGAATTATTTCTCGAGACGCGAGGCAGTCACTTCTCGCGATAGCTGAACGATCAGTCTGAAGGGTAGCGTGAACTTTACCAACGCACTGTAACTACTGaatgtttaagtatttctaATCTTAAAAACGAACAAATGTATTTAAGTTTCATCAAAGAATTAAGAGCACTTTATTGGGAGCATCTATTAATTCCTAAACAATTATCTAAACAGCCAGTTATCTGCCACTTAAAGGCAGTGGCAGGGCTGTCCCATCATTCAGTGTTGTTAacaataaaatctaaataataaataaaatctatttgCTGTAAAAGTGTATGACTATGTTATATGATATATCAGGAACTATTCATATAAATGCCATAATCTTTAAAAGAATTAAGGGATCATTCATTGCAGTACAACACTAATGAATTTAAACGTCTATGCAGCTTGCAGGTGGTGGTCACAGGCCATTGCTCTCTCTTTATTCCTGAGAGATTTTTCTGTACATTTAGTTTTTGCTAGTGTCCTTGTCAGTAGTGGTTGCATGAGATGGTTCCTTcttcagcccccccccccccccaaagaaaaaaagaagcctaTTGCCTCCCAGCACAGTCTTAGTAGTAGAGATAATAGGAGATTGGCTATGCCAGAGGGCTGTAGAAGGGCATCAACCCAGCTGGGCACCAGCATCTGCACTTTTAAGTAGGAACAGGAGGAGCACTGCTAAAGCCCttcaaaatgacctccagtATGCTACTTGTGCATGTTTCTGAACAAACTATCAGAATCAGACTCCATGAGGGAGGCATGAGGGACCCACCTCGTTTAGGGGGACCAACTGGATTGAAATTCACAAATAGTATGAATGCATCTTCACACTATCATGCACCCACTGCCAAACCAGTCATGCTGGTTGATGTTGCAGGCAGCATAACATTTGCCATAGTGTCTCCAGACTCTTTAACGTGTGTAAAATATGCTCAGTGTGAATCAGTGCCAGTTTTGGTGTTTCCTGACAAGAACAGAGGTCTGTGGTCACCACCTGCAAAACCATTCCCTTTTTGGAGACATGTCTTATTTGTGCCTCTCCAGTGTACCTGTTGTCACTTTCATTTGGGCTAAAGCAGGTGAAATTGATTCACATTGGTTTATGCTTCCTAACTGGACAGATGGAGATCGTTAAGTTTATGTTTTACTGTAATGATCAAATGTTTATCTTAATTGTTTTAAACAGTGCAACTTAATGTACAGTAACTAATTTTATAAGCACTTGATATGTTTTGTATACAAATATCTTAATTTTGCTACCCATGCTCATAATTTCAGAGGGAAGAAGAAGAGTAGGACAGCATAAGAATTCAGATTTGCAAGTAAAATATAAGTATCTCTAAACTGTACTTTCATTACAGCCCAGAACTGCGACATGCTTGTCTTCTTG comes from Astatotilapia calliptera chromosome 1, fAstCal1.2, whole genome shotgun sequence and encodes:
- the LOC113020458 gene encoding immunoglobulin-like domain-containing receptor 2 isoform X3 is translated as MLSSHECWIVTVFLAGVFPPSSSGVQVFVRDEKKYAVLFQSVVLPCQYTTVSYQTAVVQWVYKSYCRDRTRDSFNFPDNLGGGLGGGGLTSGTGGISRGYEKGMTASYLDCSDNSRTVRTVASISGSSVTLSEYYKNRDISIINKADLRIGEVQWGDSGVYICKVVISDDLEGQNEASVELLVLGFSGVPEDLLPDFDLKIMPEWVFVVAVALGSVLFLLLIGVCWCQCCPHSCCCYVSCWCCPDTCCCPRHLYEAGKGIKTTTSSPQTPPYPPYFVSGVPTMVPIAPPSLVDKISSVPGSDGTLLTAACALSELSSLHEGESGFRQTYRNIQKNALPAIPDHDTQPEPQRYRENRSPEPQSYRDNPPSPHHYHDDPDPEPRHVRDEPLPPRRYSDDPPSSSQSRRPGRNQRQQNHNNEENHNRWNPRSEHLQRKTYRTAGRTGSLDELEEFAACYKQRGGRGAERRDEEQREYEMEHLEYSRYPSHRVAPPQHYHSNENEVEDISDREEQPRRIKKNRHDISPLPSPKKRRDTSDRERTVPPPPTAGPPSTSSQEKDYDATFLNSLLERKAKLRGVTQGRTGARGDEDSDTPSKSSLKKSSGESSRHCSRSPSNRPDADLLPPHTETERVRTDRSSPGNTHSPQPSVHSLASHREDPRNKSRKVSTLLSRDSLIV
- the LOC113020458 gene encoding immunoglobulin-like domain-containing receptor 2 isoform X2; translated protein: MLSSHECWIVTVFLAGVFPPSSSGVQVFVRDEKKYAVLFQSVVLPCQYTTVSYQTAVVQWVYKSYCRDRTRDSFNFPDNLGGGLGGGGLTSGTGGISRGYEKGMTASYLDCSDNSRTVRTVASISGSSVTLSEYYKNRDISIINKADLRIGEVQWGDSGVYICKVVISDDLEGQNEASVELLVLEWVFVVAVALGSVLFLLLIGVCWCQCCPHSCCCYVSCWCCPDTCCCPRHLYEAGKGIKTTTSSPQTPPYPPYFVSGVPTMVPIAPPSLVDKISSVPGSDGTLLTAVPVHAVGVPYRVPSPQDQDSLRVLQYVEKQLAHFNPARSTSHQSCALSELSSLHEGESGFRQTYRNIQKNALPAIPDHDTQPEPQRYRENRSPEPQSYRDNPPSPHHYHDDPDPEPRHVRDEPLPPRRYSDDPPSSSQSRRPGRNQRQQNHNNEENHNRWNPRSEHLQRKTYRTAGRTGSLDELEEFAACYKQRGGRGAERRDEEQREYEMEHLEYSRYPSHRVAPPQHYHSNENEVEDISDREEQPRRIKKNRHDISPLPSPKKRRDTSDRERTVPPPPTAGPPSTSSQEKDYDATFLNSLLERKAKLRGVTQGRTGARGDEDSDTPSKSSLKKSSGESSRHCSRSPSNRPDADLLPPHTETERVRTDRSSPGNTHSPQPSVHSLASHREDPRNKSRKVSTLLSRDSLIV
- the LOC113020458 gene encoding immunoglobulin-like domain-containing receptor 2 isoform X1, with protein sequence MLSSHECWIVTVFLAGVFPPSSSGVQVFVRDEKKYAVLFQSVVLPCQYTTVSYQTAVVQWVYKSYCRDRTRDSFNFPDNLGGGLGGGGLTSGTGGISRGYEKGMTASYLDCSDNSRTVRTVASISGSSVTLSEYYKNRDISIINKADLRIGEVQWGDSGVYICKVVISDDLEGQNEASVELLVLGFSGVPEDLLPDFDLKIMPEWVFVVAVALGSVLFLLLIGVCWCQCCPHSCCCYVSCWCCPDTCCCPRHLYEAGKGIKTTTSSPQTPPYPPYFVSGVPTMVPIAPPSLVDKISSVPGSDGTLLTAVPVHAVGVPYRVPSPQDQDSLRVLQYVEKQLAHFNPARSTSHQSCALSELSSLHEGESGFRQTYRNIQKNALPAIPDHDTQPEPQRYRENRSPEPQSYRDNPPSPHHYHDDPDPEPRHVRDEPLPPRRYSDDPPSSSQSRRPGRNQRQQNHNNEENHNRWNPRSEHLQRKTYRTAGRTGSLDELEEFAACYKQRGGRGAERRDEEQREYEMEHLEYSRYPSHRVAPPQHYHSNENEVEDISDREEQPRRIKKNRHDISPLPSPKKRRDTSDRERTVPPPPTAGPPSTSSQEKDYDATFLNSLLERKAKLRGVTQGRTGARGDEDSDTPSKSSLKKSSGESSRHCSRSPSNRPDADLLPPHTETERVRTDRSSPGNTHSPQPSVHSLASHREDPRNKSRKVSTLLSRDSLIV